One Mycolicibacterium crocinum DNA window includes the following coding sequences:
- a CDS encoding DUF167 domain-containing protein has translation MAETVIVTVKPGSRKGPRVETADDGSLTLFVREPATEGKATEAAARLLAEHLGVPRSAVTLTAGATSRVKRFRVD, from the coding sequence GTGGCCGAGACCGTCATCGTCACCGTCAAACCCGGCAGCCGCAAGGGGCCGCGGGTCGAGACCGCCGACGACGGGTCGCTGACGCTCTTCGTGCGCGAGCCGGCCACCGAGGGCAAGGCCACCGAGGCCGCGGCTCGGTTGCTCGCCGAGCACTTGGGAGTACCGCGCAGCGCGGTGACGTTGACGGCGGGCGCGACGTCGCGGGTCAAGCGGTTTCGCGTCGACTAG
- a CDS encoding Zn-ribbon domain-containing OB-fold protein, which yields MPASPDAPAQLPAIDGWWDHDDAGVPHLIGGKCPQCGTYVFPPRANNCPNPACDSDVLDAVALSRRGTVWSYTENRYAPPPPYPSPDPFEPFAVAAVELADEGLIVLGKVVEGTLAADLKVGMEVQLTTMPLYTDDDGTERVTYAWEIAK from the coding sequence GTGCCAGCTTCTCCAGACGCCCCCGCGCAACTACCGGCGATTGACGGTTGGTGGGACCACGACGACGCCGGTGTGCCGCATCTGATCGGCGGCAAGTGCCCGCAATGCGGAACCTACGTGTTTCCGCCGCGGGCCAACAACTGCCCCAACCCGGCGTGTGACAGCGACGTCCTCGACGCCGTCGCACTGTCGCGGCGCGGCACGGTGTGGAGCTACACCGAGAACCGGTATGCGCCTCCCCCGCCGTATCCGTCGCCGGACCCGTTCGAACCGTTCGCGGTCGCCGCTGTCGAGCTCGCCGACGAGGGTCTGATCGTGCTGGGCAAGGTGGTCGAGGGCACACTGGCCGCCGATCTGAAGGTCGGTATGGAAGTGCAGCTGACCACGATGCCGCTGTACACCGACGACGACGGCACCGAGCGCGTCACCTACGCATGGGAGATCGCGAAATGA
- a CDS encoding branched-chain amino acid ABC transporter permease: protein MVYESFGQMTYLASDIGFNIDNLRDGFWQLTIDGLSWGAIYALVAVGYTLVFGVLRLINFAHSEIFMFGMFGAYFCLDMILGFTPSGNAYSKGVLLTVLYLGIAMLFAMLVSGSAAMGLEFIAYRPLRRRNARPLTFLITAIGMSFVLQEFVHFVLPKIIKGYGGSNAQQPIILVQPKTQFHIFGATVSNVTLVIVAAALVLAALTDIAINRTKFGRGIRAVAQDPTTATLMGVSRERIILTTFLIGGLLAGAAALLYTVKVPQGIIYSGGFLLGIKAFSAAVLGGIGNLRGALLGGLVLGIMENYGQAVFGTQWRDVVAFVLLVLVLLIRPTGILGESLGKARA from the coding sequence ATGGTCTACGAGAGCTTCGGCCAGATGACGTATCTCGCCAGTGACATCGGTTTCAACATCGACAATCTGCGAGACGGCTTCTGGCAGTTGACCATCGACGGATTGTCGTGGGGCGCCATCTATGCGCTGGTGGCCGTCGGCTACACCCTGGTGTTCGGTGTCCTGCGGCTGATCAACTTCGCGCACTCCGAGATCTTCATGTTCGGCATGTTCGGCGCCTACTTCTGCCTGGACATGATTCTGGGCTTCACGCCCAGCGGTAACGCCTACAGCAAGGGTGTGCTGCTGACGGTGCTCTACCTCGGCATCGCCATGTTGTTCGCGATGCTGGTATCCGGTTCGGCGGCAATGGGTTTGGAGTTCATCGCCTATCGACCGCTGCGGCGGCGTAACGCACGACCGCTGACGTTCCTGATCACCGCCATCGGCATGTCGTTCGTGCTGCAGGAATTCGTGCATTTCGTGCTGCCGAAGATCATCAAGGGCTACGGCGGCAGCAATGCGCAGCAGCCGATCATCCTGGTGCAGCCGAAAACCCAGTTCCACATCTTCGGTGCCACGGTCTCCAACGTCACGCTGGTGATCGTCGCGGCGGCGCTGGTCCTGGCCGCGTTGACCGACATCGCGATCAACCGGACCAAGTTCGGGCGCGGGATCCGTGCGGTGGCTCAGGATCCGACTACGGCGACGCTGATGGGGGTATCCCGGGAACGCATCATCCTGACGACATTCCTGATCGGTGGTCTGCTGGCCGGTGCGGCCGCGCTGCTGTACACCGTGAAGGTGCCCCAGGGCATCATCTACTCGGGCGGATTCCTGTTGGGTATCAAGGCGTTCTCGGCGGCCGTGCTCGGCGGCATCGGCAATCTACGCGGGGCGCTCCTGGGTGGCCTGGTGCTGGGCATCATGGAGAACTACGGCCAGGCGGTGTTCGGCACCCAATGGCGTGACGTCGTCGCGTTCGTGTTGCTGGTTCTGGTGCTGCTGATCAGGCCCACCGGGATACTCGGGGAGAGCCTCGGAAAGGCGCGGGCATGA
- the map gene encoding type I methionyl aminopeptidase, translating into MIELKTAKEIDKMAVTGDFVARTLATLAAEAEPGVNLMQLEHRARALIDERGAVSCYWDYSPSFGRGPFRNVICLSVNDAVLHGLPWDYVLRDGDLLKLDFAVSIDGWVADSAVTVIVGDNADDADIALVDSTRRALDAGIAAAVPGGRLGDISAAIGEVAAAAGYAVNTDFGGHGLGRTMHEDPHVPNRGKRGRGMVLKPGLTLALEPWWGRGTNRLTVDPDGWTLRAADGSNTAHSEHTIAITEQGARVLTRAA; encoded by the coding sequence ATGATCGAACTCAAGACCGCCAAGGAAATCGACAAGATGGCCGTCACGGGTGACTTTGTGGCGCGCACCCTGGCGACCCTGGCCGCCGAGGCCGAACCGGGCGTGAACCTGATGCAGCTCGAACACCGCGCCAGGGCGCTGATCGACGAGCGCGGTGCGGTGTCCTGCTATTGGGACTACTCTCCGTCCTTCGGCCGCGGCCCGTTCCGCAACGTCATCTGCCTGTCGGTCAATGATGCTGTGCTGCACGGGCTTCCCTGGGACTACGTGCTGCGCGACGGTGATCTGCTCAAGCTGGACTTCGCCGTGTCGATCGACGGCTGGGTGGCCGACTCCGCGGTCACGGTGATCGTCGGCGACAACGCCGACGACGCGGACATCGCCCTGGTCGACTCCACCCGCCGCGCACTGGACGCCGGTATCGCGGCCGCGGTGCCCGGCGGCCGGCTCGGCGACATCTCGGCGGCCATCGGTGAGGTGGCCGCTGCCGCGGGCTACGCGGTCAACACCGACTTCGGTGGGCACGGACTGGGCCGCACCATGCACGAGGACCCACACGTGCCCAACCGTGGCAAGCGCGGGCGCGGGATGGTGCTCAAACCCGGTCTGACGCTGGCGCTGGAGCCGTGGTGGGGCCGCGGAACCAACCGGCTCACGGTCGACCCCGACGGCTGGACCCTGCGGGCCGCCGACGGGTCCAACACCGCACACTCCGAGCACACCATCGCGATCACCGAGCAGGGGGCGCGTGTGCTGACCCGTGCGGCTTAG
- a CDS encoding ABC transporter ATP-binding protein: MTSSENAPLLEVRDAVVHYGRIEALHGVSLEVRQGELVTLLGSNGAGKTTMMRAISGLRPLSRGSVWFEGRDISRVKAHQRAIDGLIQAPEGRGVFPGMSVTENLEMGCYGRKFDSKAERRERLDWVFETFPRLAERRTQVGGTLSGGEQQMLAIGRALMARPRVLLLDEPSMGLAPMIISQIFKIISEINAQGTTVLLVEQNAQQALTRSDRAYILETGTITRSGPARELLADDSIRAAYLGVA, translated from the coding sequence ATGACCAGCTCTGAGAACGCGCCGCTCCTCGAGGTCCGCGACGCCGTGGTGCACTACGGGAGAATCGAAGCGCTGCACGGGGTTTCGCTGGAGGTGCGCCAGGGGGAGCTGGTGACGCTGCTCGGCTCCAACGGTGCCGGGAAGACCACGATGATGCGGGCGATCTCCGGGCTGCGGCCGCTGTCGCGGGGATCGGTGTGGTTCGAGGGCCGCGACATCAGCCGGGTCAAGGCCCACCAGCGCGCGATCGACGGGCTGATCCAGGCGCCCGAGGGCCGCGGCGTGTTCCCCGGGATGAGCGTGACCGAGAACCTCGAAATGGGTTGCTACGGGCGCAAGTTCGACAGCAAGGCCGAGCGCCGTGAGCGGCTCGACTGGGTGTTCGAGACCTTCCCGAGGCTCGCCGAGCGGCGGACTCAGGTCGGCGGCACCCTGTCCGGCGGGGAGCAGCAGATGCTGGCGATCGGCCGGGCGCTGATGGCACGCCCGCGTGTGCTGCTGCTCGACGAGCCGTCGATGGGGCTGGCGCCCATGATCATCTCGCAGATCTTCAAGATCATCTCCGAGATCAACGCGCAGGGCACCACCGTGCTGCTGGTGGAGCAGAACGCCCAGCAGGCGCTGACCCGGTCCGACCGCGCTTACATCCTGGAGACCGGGACCATCACCCGCAGCGGTCCGGCCCGAGAGCTGTTGGCCGACGACAGTATTCGCGCCGCCTACCTCGGGGTGGCCTAA
- the polA gene encoding DNA polymerase I: MTASATDQKPTLLLLDGNSLAFRAFYALPAENFKTKNGLTTNAVYGFTAMLINLLRDEAPTHVAAAFDVSRQTFRKEKYPEYKEGRSATPDEFRGQIEITKEVLNALGITVLAEPGFEADDIIATLATQAEQEDYRVLVVTGDRDALQLVSPDVTVLYPRKGVSDLTRFTPEAVVEKYGLTPTQYPDFAALRGDPSDNLPGIPGVGEKTASKWIIEYGSLQGLVDNVDSVRGKVGDALRENLSSVILNRELTDLVKEVPLAQTPDTLRLQPWDRDQIHRLFDDLEFRVLRDRLFDTLAAVEPEVDEGFDVRGGQLEPGAVAAWLDEHAKTGARSGVAVVGTHRVYDGDATALAIATADGDGAYIDTAVLTPDDEAALGAWLADESAPKALHEAKIAMHDLAGRGWQLAGVTSDTALAAYLVRPGQRSFALDDLSLRYLRRELRADNPEQQQLSLLDDSEGVDEQAVQTVILRARAVADLADALDAELDRIDSSSLLGQMELPVQAVLAKLENAGIAVDLEKLNTLEREFAEQIRQAADAAYEVIGKQINLGSPKQLQVVLFDELGMPKTKRTKTGYTTDADALQTLFDKTGHPFLEHLLTHRDATRLKVTVDGLLKSVAADGRIHTTFNQTIAATGRLSSTEPNLQNIPIRTDAGRQIRDAFIVGEGYAELMTADYSQIEMRIMAHLSKDEGLIEAFRTGEDLHSFVASRAFDVPIDEVNAELRRRVKAMSYGLAYGLSAYGLSAQLKISTEEAKVQMEQYFNRFGGIRDYLRDIVDQARKDGYTSTVFGRRRYLPELDSSNRQVREAAERAALNAPIQGSAADLIKVAMINVDSAIKENGLSSRMLLQVHDELLFEVAPGERDALDKLVRDKMGSAYPLDVPLEVSVGYGRSWDAAAH; encoded by the coding sequence GTGACGGCGAGCGCTACCGACCAGAAACCGACCCTGCTGCTGCTGGATGGCAATTCGCTCGCTTTTCGGGCGTTCTATGCACTGCCCGCCGAGAACTTCAAAACCAAGAACGGGCTGACCACCAACGCGGTCTACGGCTTCACCGCCATGCTGATCAACCTGCTGCGCGACGAGGCACCCACCCACGTCGCCGCCGCGTTCGACGTGTCCCGGCAGACCTTCCGCAAGGAGAAGTACCCGGAGTACAAAGAGGGTCGCTCGGCGACGCCCGATGAGTTCCGCGGCCAGATCGAGATCACCAAGGAAGTGCTCAACGCACTGGGGATCACCGTCCTGGCCGAGCCCGGCTTCGAGGCCGACGACATCATCGCCACGCTCGCCACCCAGGCCGAGCAGGAGGACTACCGGGTCCTGGTGGTCACCGGCGACCGTGACGCGCTGCAACTGGTCAGCCCGGACGTCACCGTGCTCTACCCCCGCAAGGGCGTCAGCGACCTCACCCGGTTCACCCCCGAGGCCGTCGTCGAGAAGTACGGCCTGACCCCGACGCAGTATCCCGACTTCGCGGCGCTGCGCGGCGACCCGAGCGACAACCTGCCGGGCATCCCGGGAGTGGGCGAGAAGACCGCCTCGAAATGGATCATCGAATACGGCTCGCTGCAGGGGCTGGTCGACAACGTCGACTCGGTGCGCGGCAAAGTCGGAGATGCGTTGCGCGAGAACCTGTCCAGCGTCATCCTCAACCGGGAACTCACCGACCTGGTCAAGGAAGTCCCGCTGGCGCAGACGCCCGACACACTGCGTTTACAGCCGTGGGACCGCGACCAGATCCACCGTCTGTTCGACGACCTCGAGTTCCGGGTCCTGCGGGATCGGTTGTTCGACACGCTGGCCGCCGTTGAACCCGAGGTCGACGAGGGGTTCGACGTCCGCGGCGGCCAGCTCGAACCCGGCGCGGTGGCAGCGTGGTTGGACGAGCACGCCAAGACCGGCGCCCGGTCCGGTGTCGCGGTCGTCGGCACCCACCGGGTGTACGACGGTGATGCCACCGCACTGGCGATCGCCACCGCCGACGGTGACGGCGCCTACATCGACACCGCCGTTCTCACGCCCGACGACGAGGCCGCGCTGGGCGCCTGGCTGGCCGACGAGAGCGCACCGAAGGCGTTGCACGAAGCCAAGATTGCGATGCACGACCTGGCGGGTCGGGGCTGGCAGCTGGCCGGTGTCACCTCCGACACCGCGCTGGCGGCGTATCTGGTGCGGCCCGGACAGCGCAGCTTCGCCCTCGACGACCTGTCGCTGCGTTATCTGCGTCGCGAGCTGCGCGCCGATAACCCTGAACAACAACAACTTTCGCTCCTCGACGACAGCGAGGGAGTGGACGAGCAGGCGGTGCAGACCGTCATCCTGCGCGCCCGGGCGGTCGCCGACCTGGCCGATGCGCTGGACGCGGAGCTGGACCGCATCGATTCGTCGTCGCTGCTGGGCCAGATGGAGCTGCCGGTGCAGGCGGTCCTGGCCAAGCTCGAAAACGCAGGCATCGCCGTCGATCTGGAGAAGCTGAACACCCTCGAGCGGGAATTCGCCGAGCAGATCCGCCAGGCTGCCGACGCCGCATACGAGGTGATCGGTAAGCAGATCAACCTGGGGTCGCCCAAGCAGTTGCAGGTGGTGCTGTTCGACGAGCTCGGCATGCCGAAAACCAAACGCACCAAGACCGGCTACACTACCGATGCCGATGCGCTGCAGACATTGTTCGACAAGACCGGTCACCCCTTCCTCGAGCACCTGCTGACGCACCGCGACGCCACCCGGCTCAAGGTGACCGTCGACGGGCTGCTCAAGTCCGTGGCCGCCGACGGTCGCATCCACACCACGTTCAACCAGACCATCGCCGCGACCGGGCGGCTGTCGTCGACCGAGCCGAACCTGCAGAACATCCCGATCCGCACCGACGCCGGCCGGCAGATCCGCGACGCGTTCATCGTGGGCGAGGGCTACGCCGAGCTGATGACCGCCGACTACAGCCAGATCGAAATGCGGATCATGGCGCACCTGTCCAAGGACGAAGGGCTCATCGAGGCGTTCCGGACCGGGGAGGACCTGCACTCGTTCGTGGCGTCGCGCGCGTTCGACGTCCCCATCGACGAGGTCAACGCCGAGTTGCGCCGGCGCGTGAAGGCGATGTCGTACGGCCTGGCCTACGGGCTGAGCGCCTATGGCCTGTCGGCCCAGCTGAAGATCTCGACCGAAGAAGCCAAAGTCCAGATGGAGCAGTACTTCAACCGGTTCGGCGGGATCCGGGATTACCTGCGCGACATCGTCGACCAGGCCCGCAAGGACGGCTACACCTCGACGGTGTTCGGCCGACGGCGCTACCTGCCGGAGCTGGACAGCAGCAACCGGCAGGTGCGGGAGGCTGCCGAGCGGGCCGCGCTCAACGCCCCGATCCAGGGCAGCGCCGCCGACCTGATCAAGGTGGCGATGATCAACGTCGACTCGGCGATCAAGGAGAACGGCCTGTCGTCGCGCATGCTTCTGCAGGTGCACGACGAGCTGCTGTTCGAGGTCGCGCCCGGCGAGCGGGACGCCCTCGACAAGCTGGTGCGCGACAAGATGGGCAGCGCCTATCCGCTCGATGTGCCCCTGGAGGTGTCCGTCGGATACGGCCGCAGCTGGGACGCCGCCGCGCACTAG
- a CDS encoding branched-chain amino acid ABC transporter substrate-binding protein has translation MAIAGCNQQSPSNGGSSSQGDLKIVEQVQIDQNGAEVKPDAGATPADPAGDGKATCPPVSIAMAGALNGPDAALGINIKDGVQLAIDKHNAANPGCQVQLKPFDTEGDPQKATAIAPQIVDDAFTIGLVGPAFSGETKATGGVFDQAGLVAATASATNVTLSEQGWKTFFRGLANDGVQGPSVANYLKNTLKQTKVCVVDDSTDYGTGLAAAVRETLGPVALDACKISVKKGDKDFSAAVTQVKGQSPDSVFYSGYYAEAAPFVQQLRDGGYTGKFVSADGTKDPEFVKQAGQSSKDAILSCPCGPATGSFADEYTKKFGQAPGTYSTEGYDLGTILLKGIDAGKITRADLLDWVKNYNGQGVARKYQWTDKGELTTTLIWIYKVQ, from the coding sequence ATGGCTATCGCCGGTTGCAACCAGCAGTCCCCGTCGAATGGTGGGAGCTCCTCGCAGGGCGACCTGAAGATCGTCGAGCAGGTCCAGATCGACCAGAACGGTGCTGAGGTCAAGCCCGACGCAGGTGCCACCCCGGCCGACCCGGCCGGCGACGGCAAGGCCACCTGCCCGCCGGTGTCCATCGCGATGGCCGGCGCGCTCAACGGGCCGGACGCCGCACTGGGCATCAACATCAAGGACGGCGTGCAGCTGGCGATCGACAAGCACAACGCCGCCAATCCGGGCTGCCAGGTGCAGCTGAAGCCGTTCGACACCGAGGGTGACCCGCAGAAGGCCACCGCGATCGCGCCGCAGATCGTCGACGACGCGTTCACGATCGGCCTTGTCGGACCGGCGTTCTCGGGCGAGACCAAGGCCACCGGCGGGGTCTTCGACCAGGCCGGTCTGGTCGCGGCCACCGCGTCGGCCACCAACGTCACGCTGTCCGAGCAGGGTTGGAAGACGTTCTTCCGCGGCCTGGCCAACGACGGAGTGCAGGGTCCGTCGGTCGCCAACTACCTGAAGAACACGCTCAAACAAACCAAGGTCTGCGTCGTCGACGACAGCACCGATTACGGCACCGGTCTGGCGGCCGCGGTCCGCGAGACCCTCGGCCCAGTGGCCCTCGACGCCTGCAAGATCTCGGTCAAGAAGGGCGACAAGGACTTCTCGGCCGCGGTCACCCAGGTCAAGGGTCAGTCGCCGGATTCGGTGTTCTACAGCGGCTACTACGCCGAGGCCGCGCCGTTCGTCCAGCAGCTGCGCGACGGCGGATACACCGGCAAGTTCGTCAGTGCCGACGGCACCAAGGATCCGGAGTTCGTGAAGCAGGCCGGCCAGTCGTCCAAGGACGCCATCCTGTCCTGCCCCTGCGGGCCGGCCACCGGCTCCTTCGCCGACGAGTACACCAAGAAGTTCGGTCAGGCGCCCGGCACCTACAGCACCGAGGGCTACGACCTCGGCACGATCCTGCTGAAGGGCATCGACGCAGGCAAGATCACCCGGGCCGACCTGCTCGATTGGGTGAAGAACTACAACGGGCAGGGTGTGGCCCGTAAGTACCAGTGGACCGACAAGGGTGAGCTCACCACCACCCTGATCTGGATCTACAAGGTTCAGTAG
- a CDS encoding branched-chain amino acid ABC transporter permease, which produces MSEQTPGKWSGRLLAPGDGLRGWWAGLSRVQKWGFGVLGFALLALSPLFPPPFFDTPGISFGGTMAQFAMVAIIAIGLNVVVGQAGLLDLGYVGFYAVGAYTVALLTSPDSPWNQLSDGGAFSENWAWLSCVPLAMAFTALAGLILGIPTLRLRGDYLAIVTLGFGEIIRLLADNLSGVTNGSRGLNGVAYPRVGQTDKLPEGVFSSGNSTGHANYGTWWFWLGLILIVAILLLVGNLERSRVGRAWVAIREDEDAAEVMGVNTFRFKLWAFVIGAAIGGLSGALYAGQVQYVAPPTFNIINSMLFLCAVVLGGQGNKLGVIFGAFVIVYLPNRLLGVHFLGINLGDLKYLFFGLALVVLMIFRPQGLFPVRQQLLTYGNRARKLLSRADDSKAAA; this is translated from the coding sequence ATGAGCGAGCAGACGCCAGGAAAGTGGTCGGGTCGGCTACTGGCTCCCGGTGACGGTCTGCGCGGCTGGTGGGCGGGCCTGAGCCGCGTGCAGAAGTGGGGCTTCGGAGTACTGGGCTTCGCATTGCTGGCGCTCTCGCCGTTGTTCCCGCCCCCGTTCTTCGACACGCCGGGAATCAGCTTCGGCGGCACCATGGCTCAGTTCGCGATGGTCGCGATCATCGCGATCGGCCTCAACGTCGTCGTCGGACAGGCCGGTCTGCTGGACTTGGGCTACGTCGGCTTCTATGCCGTCGGCGCCTACACCGTGGCCCTGCTCACCAGTCCCGACAGCCCCTGGAATCAGCTCAGCGACGGCGGCGCGTTCAGCGAGAACTGGGCCTGGCTGTCGTGCGTGCCGCTTGCCATGGCGTTCACCGCGCTGGCCGGGCTGATCCTCGGCATCCCCACGCTGCGACTGCGCGGTGACTACCTGGCCATCGTCACACTCGGATTCGGCGAGATCATCCGGTTGCTCGCCGACAACCTGTCCGGTGTCACCAACGGTTCCCGCGGCCTCAACGGGGTGGCCTATCCGCGAGTCGGACAGACCGACAAGCTGCCCGAGGGGGTCTTCTCCAGCGGTAACTCGACGGGCCACGCGAACTATGGGACGTGGTGGTTCTGGCTCGGCTTGATCCTGATCGTCGCGATCCTGCTGTTGGTCGGCAATCTCGAGCGCAGCCGGGTGGGCCGGGCGTGGGTGGCCATCCGCGAGGACGAGGACGCCGCGGAAGTGATGGGCGTCAACACATTCCGGTTCAAGCTGTGGGCGTTTGTGATCGGCGCCGCGATCGGCGGACTGTCTGGGGCGCTGTACGCCGGGCAGGTCCAATACGTCGCGCCGCCGACGTTCAACATCATCAACTCGATGCTGTTTCTGTGCGCGGTCGTCCTCGGTGGGCAGGGCAACAAGCTCGGCGTCATCTTCGGGGCGTTCGTGATCGTCTACCTGCCGAACCGGCTGCTCGGTGTGCACTTCCTGGGCATCAACCTCGGCGACCTGAAGTACCTGTTCTTCGGCCTGGCACTGGTGGTGCTGATGATCTTCCGGCCGCAGGGTCTGTTCCCGGTGCGCCAGCAACTGCTCACCTACGGCAATAGAGCCCGAAAACTGTTGAGCAGAGCCGATGACAGCAAGGCGGCGGCATGA
- a CDS encoding ABC transporter ATP-binding protein, whose product MTEPEIDEELAAYHRDTVVAEGETLLETKDLTVKFGGLTALDSVSFAIKRGEILGLIGPNGAGKTTCFNAITGVYRPSSGSVTFDGAPLGRIKRHQITRRGIARTFQNIRLWGEMTALENVVVGTDARHKTSVPGALVRTPRHRREEGSAIEKAAALLQFVGIAHRGEEKAKNLPYGDQRRLEIARALATEPKLLCLDEPAAGFNPSEKAALIDLIQAIRDDGYTVLLIEHDMRLVMGVTDRIVVLEFGRKIADGLPAEIRDDPAVIAAYLGVPDDQL is encoded by the coding sequence ATGACCGAGCCCGAGATCGACGAGGAACTGGCCGCCTACCACCGTGACACCGTGGTCGCCGAGGGCGAAACCCTGCTGGAGACGAAGGATCTCACCGTGAAGTTCGGCGGGTTGACCGCTCTGGATTCGGTGAGTTTCGCGATCAAGCGCGGTGAAATCCTCGGACTGATCGGTCCGAACGGAGCAGGCAAGACCACCTGCTTCAACGCGATCACCGGCGTGTACCGGCCGAGTTCGGGCTCGGTGACCTTCGACGGGGCGCCGCTGGGCCGGATCAAACGTCACCAGATCACCCGGCGGGGAATCGCCAGAACCTTCCAGAACATCCGGCTGTGGGGCGAGATGACCGCACTGGAGAACGTCGTGGTGGGCACCGATGCGCGACACAAGACGTCGGTGCCCGGCGCACTGGTGCGGACACCCCGGCACCGCCGCGAAGAGGGCTCCGCCATCGAAAAGGCCGCCGCGCTTTTACAATTCGTCGGTATCGCGCACCGTGGCGAAGAGAAGGCCAAGAACCTGCCGTACGGGGACCAGCGCCGGCTGGAGATCGCCAGGGCGTTGGCCACCGAGCCGAAGCTGCTGTGTCTGGACGAGCCCGCGGCAGGCTTCAATCCCAGCGAGAAGGCTGCCCTGATCGACCTGATCCAAGCCATCCGCGACGACGGCTACACCGTGCTGCTCATCGAGCACGACATGCGACTGGTCATGGGCGTCACCGACCGGATCGTCGTCCTGGAATTCGGCCGCAAGATCGCCGACGGGTTGCCCGCCGAGATCCGCGACGACCCGGCCGTGATCGCCGCTTACCTAGGGGTGCCCGATGACCAGCTCTGA
- a CDS encoding helix-turn-helix domain-containing protein, with the protein MVRVPLSPEQIRAGQRLGALIRTARAGRAPEVIAKDAGISPETLRKIEVGRLPSPSFGTVVSLCDALGLPLQDAVEVWRGGGTQTSRRETA; encoded by the coding sequence ATGGTGCGCGTACCGCTGAGCCCCGAGCAGATCCGAGCCGGACAACGCCTCGGTGCGTTGATCAGGACGGCACGGGCCGGCCGGGCACCCGAGGTGATCGCCAAGGACGCGGGTATCTCCCCGGAGACGTTGCGCAAGATCGAGGTGGGCCGGTTGCCCAGCCCCAGCTTCGGCACCGTCGTAAGCCTGTGCGACGCACTCGGTTTGCCGCTGCAGGACGCCGTCGAGGTGTGGCGGGGCGGCGGCACGCAGACTAGTCGACGCGAAACCGCTTGA
- a CDS encoding lipid-transfer protein: MSAEPVYILGAGMHPWGKWGRDFTEYGVVAARAALAEAGLDWRQIQLVAGADTIRNGYPGFVAGATFAQKLGWNGTPVTSSYAACASGSQALQSARAQILAGFCDVALVIGADTTPKGFFAPVGGERRNDPDWQRFHLIGATNTVYFALLARRRMDLYGATLEDFAQVKVKNAKHGLNNPYARYRKEASVDDVLASPVVSDPLRLLDICATSDGAAAVIVASKAFTEKHLGSTQGVPSVRAVSLQSPQYPQHLPELPDIATDSTAVVPGPDRVFKDQILDAAYAEAGIGPEDLSLAEVYDLSTALELDWYEHLGLCAKGEAEQLLRSGATTIGGRVPVNASGGLASFGEAIPAQAIAQVCELTWQLKGQATGRQVEGAKVGVTANQGLSGHGSSVVVAR; the protein is encoded by the coding sequence ATGAGCGCGGAACCGGTTTACATCCTCGGCGCGGGCATGCACCCGTGGGGCAAGTGGGGCCGCGACTTCACCGAGTACGGCGTGGTGGCCGCCCGCGCCGCACTGGCCGAGGCCGGCCTGGACTGGCGCCAGATCCAGCTCGTCGCCGGCGCCGACACCATTCGCAACGGTTACCCCGGTTTCGTCGCCGGTGCGACGTTCGCGCAGAAGCTCGGCTGGAACGGCACCCCCGTCACCTCGAGCTACGCCGCCTGCGCCAGCGGTTCGCAGGCCCTGCAGAGTGCGCGAGCGCAGATCCTGGCCGGCTTCTGCGACGTGGCGCTGGTCATCGGCGCGGATACCACCCCGAAGGGCTTTTTCGCCCCGGTCGGTGGCGAGCGTCGCAACGATCCCGACTGGCAGCGGTTCCATCTGATCGGCGCCACCAACACGGTGTACTTCGCGCTGCTGGCGCGGCGCCGGATGGACCTCTACGGCGCGACGCTCGAGGACTTCGCCCAGGTGAAGGTCAAGAACGCCAAGCACGGGCTGAACAACCCATACGCCCGCTACCGCAAGGAAGCCAGCGTCGACGATGTGCTGGCCAGTCCGGTGGTCTCCGATCCCCTTCGGCTGCTTGACATTTGCGCGACGTCGGACGGCGCGGCCGCGGTGATCGTGGCCAGCAAGGCGTTCACCGAGAAGCATCTTGGCTCGACCCAGGGTGTGCCCTCGGTGCGCGCGGTGAGCCTGCAGAGCCCGCAGTACCCGCAGCATCTGCCCGAATTACCGGATATCGCAACGGATTCCACTGCGGTGGTGCCCGGTCCGGACCGGGTCTTCAAGGATCAGATTCTCGACGCCGCCTATGCCGAGGCCGGCATCGGTCCCGAGGACCTGTCGCTGGCGGAGGTCTACGACCTGTCCACCGCGCTCGAGCTCGACTGGTACGAGCATCTGGGTCTGTGCGCCAAGGGTGAGGCCGAGCAACTGCTGCGTAGCGGTGCCACCACGATCGGCGGCCGGGTCCCGGTCAACGCCTCCGGTGGTCTGGCCAGCTTCGGCGAAGCCATCCCCGCGCAGGCGATCGCCCAGGTCTGCGAACTCACCTGGCAGCTCAAGGGCCAGGCCACCGGCCGTCAGGTCGAGGGCGCCAAGGTCGGCGTGACCGCCAACCAGGGCCTGTCCGGCCACGGTTCCTCGGTGGTCGTCGCTCGCTAG